The DNA region CATCTCCGTCGGATCGGCGCCCGGCGCGGCATCGGCCTTGCGCTCGGGTTCGGCCTCCAGCGTGACGTCGGGAGCGCCGTCCGCCGGTTTGGCGTCTTTGCCGACATGAAGCTTCGCGGTGAGATCGCCGGTCAGTGTCGGCGTCGTCTTGAGATCGCTGAGCCGCGCGTCGAGAACGTAGGAATTGGCCCCGCCGATAACGTCTACGGCGGCCTTGAAGCGCAACTGCCCGTTGTCATCGAGCTTCGCGGTGGCAACCCGCACGTTCCGCGGAGACTCGTTCCAGTTCACGGTGCCGCGGAACTTGAACGGCCCGTCGAGCGCCTCCGCATTGAGCTCGCCGTTGATGGCATCGAAGCGGGCCAACTCGCCGCGATCCTGCGTGTGGACGAGCACCGCCCCGTCGCTGATTGCGACGTGCTGCAGCGCCACCTCCTTCGGTGCGAACGGCAACGCGCCGGGCGAGATGGCGAGGGTGCGCCAGTTGCCGCTGCCCTCGGCGTTCACTGCCAGATTGAGCACGGGACGGCGCAGCTCCACGCGGTTCGCTTCGAGCACGCCGCGCAGAAGCGGCGGGATCGACAGCCACATCGTGAAGCTCTCGACACGGATGATGGAGTTGCCGCCCTCGTCGCCGGTGTCGGCGATCCTGAGCTTCTCGAAGGAGACGAACGGCGCCGGTACGAGGCGGACGTTGACCGCGCCGCCCACGCGCACCTCACGGCCGAGGATGCGGGAAGCTTCCTCTTCGAAAACGCCGCGGTAGCTGTTCCAATCGACGAAACGGGGAACCGCGAATAGAACCGCCAGGGCCGTGATCAGAATGCCGCCGAGATAAAGGAGGGCGTTGTTCATCCGCGTTCGATCTGCTCAAATTCCAGTCCGACCAGCCGCCGGTGAGATTTCAGAGGATCGCCGGGCGGGCCGGGAAGCGCCGCATCGGCGTGCCACCCTCTACTCTACGCGGCCCGCCGTGAGGGGCCAGAGCGGATGGCCGAAATCGGGTCGCCACGGGAAGTGACGACCTTGCGGCCGCCACCATACCCCAACATGGACGCCAAGTGTGACCCCCAATTGGGGCTTTTTCCTGGGGAGGACACACCGTCCCGCTGCAGCAATCCGAGGCGCGTCCTATATTTTGTCATGAAAGTCGGTAGACAGCGCCTGATTGCTGACGCTGGACCATGATCGTTTCGGGCTCCATCAGCCCGAAACGTGAATCATTGGTCCACTAACAAGACCATGATCGTTTCACCCGAAACCTGAATCGGTTCCACTGAAGAGCACGTGATATAGGGCGAGCCCATGCCGCACGACGAAAAGAATGCCGCCCGGCGCGCGCTCGAAACTGGCGCGAGCCACCGGTCCGATGACGCCGACGGAGATCTTCCGCCGTTCGACCTGCCGCCGGCCCCTAACGAGCAGCGCGAGACGACGGCCATGGCTGCCCGCAAGCCGTCGCTGTCGGAGCGCGCCCGCGCGGCGTCGATGCCGCCCTATCTCATGGGCCTCAACCCCGAGCAGCGTGAAGCCGTCGAGGCGCTCGACGGCCCTGTGCTCGTGCTGGCGGGCGCCGGCACCGGTAAGACCCGCGTCCTGACCACGCGTATCGCCCACATCCTGGCCACGGGCCGCGCCTACGGCAGCCAGATCCTCGCCGTCACCTTCACCAACAAGGCGGCGCGTGAGATGAAAGAGCGCATTGGCGGCCTCGTCGGAGGCGCCGTCGAAGCGATGCCGTGGCTCGGCACGTTCCACTCCATCTGCGTCAAGATCCTGCGCCGCCACGCCGAGCTGGTGGGGCTCAAATCCGGCTTCACGATCCTCGACACCGACGACCAGCTCCGGCTCCTGAAGCAGGTCATCGAGGTCGAGGGCCTGGACAAGGACCGCTGGCCGGCGCGCCAGCTCGCGGGGCTCATCGACAGCTGGAAGAACCGCGGCCTGACGCCCGAGAAGGTGCCGTCGGGCGAGAGCTTCGCCTTCGCCAATGGCAAGGGGGCGCATCTCTACGCCGCCTACCAGAAGCGCTTGAAGGAGCTGAACGCCGCCGACTTCGGCGATCTCCTGCTCGAGACGCTGCGGCTCTTCCTCGAGCACCCGGACGTGCTCGCCGACTATCACCGGCGTTTCCGCTACATCCTGGTCGACGAGTACCAGGACACCAACGTGGCGCAGTATCTCTGGCTGCGGCTCATCTCGCAGGGCTCGCCAAACGTCTGTTGCGTCGGCGACGACGACCAGTCGATCTACGGCTGGCGCGGCGCGGAGGTGGACAACATCCTGCGCTTCGAGCTGGACTTTCCGGGTGCGCGCATCATCCGCCTCGAGCGCAACTACCGTTCCACGGGCCATATCCTCTCGGCCGCCTCCGGCCTCATCGCCGCCAACAAGGGCCGCCTCGGCAAGACGCTGTTCACCGACGGTGAGATGGGCGACAAGGTCACCGTCATGGGCGTCTGGGATGACGAGGAGGAAGCCCGCGCCATCACCCGCGATATCGAGGAGCTGCGCAAGGACGGCCACCGCCTGAACGGCATCGCCATCCTGGTCCGCGCCTCCTTCCAGATGCGCGCCTTCGAAGACCGCTTCGTCACCACCGGGCTGCCCTACCGCGTGATCGGCGGCCCGCGCTTTTACGAGCGGGCAGAAATCAAGGACGCGCTCGCCTATCTCGAGGTGACGCACAATCCGGCCAACGATCTCAAGTTCGAGCGCATCGTCAACGTGCCGAAGCGCGGCTTGGGCGACACCAGCGTCGAGCGCATCCATACGCTGGCGCGCGCCCGCGGCGTGCCGCTGTTCCGCGCCGCTCGCGAAATCGTTGAGACTGAGGACCTTCCCGGCAAGGCGCGGAAATCGCTGCGCGATCTCATCGACGCCTTCGAGCGCTGGCGCAGCCTGGTCGACACCATGAAACACACCGAGATCGCCGAGTTGATCCTCGACGAGTCGGGCTACACGGCGCACTGGCAGGCCGACAAGAGTCCGCAGGCTCAGTCGCGGCTCGAGAACCTGAAGGAGCTCGTGCGCTTCATGCACGAGTTCGAAACGCTCGAAAGTTTCCTCGAGCACGTGAGCCTCGTCATGGATGCGGAGCAGGGCGACGACGGCGACCGTGTCAGCCTGATGACGCTGCACGCCGCCAAGGGCCTTGAGTTCGACACCGTGTTCCTGCCGGGCTGGGAGGAAGGGCTGTTCCCGCACCAGCGCTCGCTCGACGAGAGCGGCGAAGCTGGCCTCGAGGAGGAACGCCGCCTCGCCTATGTCGGCATCACGCGCGCCCGCCGCCGCGCCAAGGTCTCGTTCGCGCAGAACCGCCGCACGCGCGGTCTCTATCAGTCCGCCATCCCCTCCCGCTTCGTCGACGACCTGCCCGATGCCGACGTCGAGGTGATCGAAACCAAGAGCCCGTTCGGCGGCGCCTACCAGAACTTCGGCAATCCGTTCGAGAGCGGCGGTTTCGGCCGCAACCCCTACGGCAAAAGTCGCTTTGACGACGCCGAGCCGCGCTTTGGATCGAGCTACGACACGCCGGGCTGGCAGCGCGCAAGAGCCCACGAGAAGGAGTGGTCGCGCGACGCGGATCGTCGCCGCCAAGCCGGCATGAAGCCGATGCGCCCCCCGATCACCATAGAGGGCGAGCTGATTGCCTCGTCATCGGCCACGGGCGCAGGCTACGGCGTCGGCACGCGCGTGCGCCATCAGAAGTTCGGGCCTGGCACCGTGACGGAGGTGGACGGCAACAAGCTGACCATTGAGTTCGACCACACCGGCAAGAAGCGCGTCGTCGACAGCTTCGTCTCCCGCATCTGATCGCGAGGACACGCAGTTAGAGGTCGTACACGCCGGGCGCGAGCTCGGCGTTCTCGACGAATGCCTGCATGGCGCTGAGCGTTTGCCAATGCAACCTTTGCAGGTGCGCGGCCAATTCCGGCTCCGGCTCGAACACGGCGGGTTCATCTCCTTCAGGCGGAGGCGGCAGGCATCCAAGGATGCGCGCCATATCGACCTCGATGTATGTGAAATCGCCGTACGGGCGTTTGGGATCGGCAGCCGCGGCGGGATAGGTGCCATCGTCCAGCCGTTCCTCGGCCTCCCATTGCGATGGCCAGACGATCTGGATCTCGCGCAGAAGCTTGAGATGCTCGTCGGTGAGGGTGGCGAAGCCATCGGCATCGAGCCCGACATCGGCATCAATGAGGCCCGCATCGGCGCCATATCCGCGCATCGCCTGGCGCACGTCGTCGCCCCTGATGTTGCGCAAAGGATAGCGGCCGGGCCGCAGCGAGCCGTGCTTCAACGCCCGCCCCAGAACGTAGAACATCTCCACATGCCGACGCGCGAGCGCCTGCGCGTCATCCGTTTCGAACGCCTCGGCGAGTTGCGCGATGAGGTCGGCCCGGCCATAGGGGCGCTCAGGATCGAGCATTGGCGCGCCACGCTCGGCCCCGTCCCAGGACAACCGCATCTTTCTCAGAAGCTCAATATGCTGCGGCGTGATCTCGAACGGCCCGAACCCGAACCAAGTATCGCCAGCGTCCGCATTCGCGAAGGCCAGAGCCGGATCAGTCCACAGCGCGATAACTTCGGACGGCAAAACCGCTCCGTCGCGCTCTTTGCCCGAAAGCCCAAGCCGCGCATCGATCATGCGCGAGGCAGCCGCCAGCTTGGCATTCTCTGGGCTGGCGCCGTCCTTGCGCGCGTTGCGATAGGTGCGCGCAAACCCAAGGATGAATTTCAGCCGGTCGAGCATGAGGGACACGTTTCCCGTCGTGTGAAGCGTAGGGCCGGGTAGTCCGGCTACTTCAGCGCGACCTTGGTCACGAAATGGCAGGGACGATACTTCCGCGTCTCGATGGCGATACGCGTCCCGGCCGGCAGGGGCGGCTGTCCGCGCGTATCGAGAAACACCACGAGCCCGCTGTCCGTCACGACCTCGGCAGTGTTGGTTGTCCAGACGCGCACGATTCCGCTGAATGTATGCGTGCCCGGCTCGAACCGGTCGAGATCCTCCATAAACCCCTCCTACGTCAGACCGTCAGCGCGCCAAGCTTCAACTCTCGTCCGGACGATCATTCTGCCGCGTCATCGGAACAAAGCATACCGGTATGATCTCTCTCAAGACGGTCGATTGGTCGCTCCGCATTTCGACAACAATGAGTTGTTGCGAACCACTTCCGACCGGAATGACGAGCCGCCCGCCCGGCTTCAGCTGTTCGAGGAGCGAACGCGGGATCTCGGGCGGCGCAGCCGCAACCAGGATTGCGTCGAAGGGCGCCGCCTCCGGCCATCCGAGATACCCGTCGCCGACGCGCGTGTGTACGTTGGAAAGGCCGAGTTCGACGAAAGTACGGGCAGCCCGCTCGGCCAGCGGCGCGCAGATCTCGATCGTGTAGACGGCCTCCGCCAGGCGGGCCAGCACGGCCGTCTGGTAGCCGGAGCCGGTGCCGATCTCGAGCACGCGGTCATCGGGGCCGAGACCGAGAAGATCGGTCATCAGAGCGACGATCAGGGGCTGCGAGATCGTCTGGCGGTAGCCGATCGGCAGTGGCCGGTTGCGGTAGGCGTTGCCGAGGTGTTGCGGCGGAACGAAGAGATGCCGCGGAACAGCGCGGAGCGCGGCGAGCGCGCGCGGCGAAAGCGGCCGCCTTCCGATATGCTCGCGGGCGCTTTCTTCCACCTCGCGCACCATGGCCTCGCGTTGGGCGGCCATCACCTCGTCGATCGCGCTCATGAAGACACCAACGCCTAAGGCTCCGAAGCGTATCGCGCGAAGATGCGACGGCCAAGTCCGCGAGAGGCAGGCACAATCCCATCGCGGCCCGTCGCATGCGCTAGCGCGCACCCATGACATCGTTTCGACGAACTCAAGCCGCAAGAATGGCGTGTGCGGATCACGAGTAGCGTCAGGGAGTAGTCAGCAATGGTTTTCAGTCGCAAGCCCGAGCCGGTCCCCGCGGAGGCGCCAGCCCCGCAGTTGCGCCGCATGGACCGCGGCAATGGCGTCGAGAAGCAGCATCTGCACACGATCGCATCGGCCAGCACCCCAACACAATCTGTTATCGGCAACGACCTGTCGATCGAAGGCCAAACTATCACGATCCGCTGCAAGGGCTCCTTGAAGGTGCTGGGCAACATCCAGGCGGATCTGCACAGCCGTGAGCTCGAGGTCGGCAAGGAGGCAATCATCCAGGGCGCCATCGCAGCCGAGACCGTGGACGTCTACGGCCGCGTAAACGGCGCCATCATGGGCGCCCACGTCGTGCTGCATGCCGGTGCCGAGGTCGAGGGCGACATCCATAGCCACTTGCTTTCGATCGAGCAGGGCGCCGCCTTCGACGGCCGCTCGCGCCGCGTTCGCGATCCGTCGGAGATCGCGCCCCAGCTTGAGCGCCCCGATGCCCACGGCTATGCGTCGGCCCAGCCCCAGCCGGCCCGCCCGTCCGGCCCGCCGGCCGTCCCGAGCTACACGCAGAACATGGGCGGCTGACGGCCGTTCCAGCACCGCTGAATGTGCTACGAAGGTTCGGGGGACGGGAACACCGTCCCCCGAACCTTTTCAGGCACGCCCATGAACTATCGCCACATCTATCATGCCGGAAATTTCGCGGACGTTCTGAAGCACGCCGTGCTCGCGCTCATCATTGCGCATCTGAAGCGCAAGGAGGCGCCGTTCCGCATCATCGATACGCACGCCGGCATCGGTCATTACGATCTCGGGAGCGATGAGGCGCAGAAGACCGGCGAATGGCAGGACGGCATCGGCCGTATCCTCGCCGACAGCCCGCCGCCGGATATCGCGGCAATTCTGGCGCCGTATCTGGGGGTCGTGCGCGCCGAGAACGGGCCAGGTCCGCTCAAGCGCTATCCGGGAAGCCCGCTCATTGCGCGCCGCCTCATGCGGCCCGCCGATCGCCTCGTCGTCAATGAAGCCCACCCGGAGGACGGCGCACGCCTCGCAGCGCTCTTCGCCAAGGATCGCGCCGTCAAGGTGCTCGCCCTCGACGGCTGGACAGCCCTCAAGTCTCTCCTACCGCCGAAGGAGCGGCGCGGGCTCGTTCTGATCGATCCGCCGTTCGAGGAGCCGGGGGAGTTCAGCCGCCTCGTCGAAGGCCTCGCGGCGGCCCATCGCCGCTTTGCCACCGGCACCGTCATCATCTGGTATCCGATCAAGGACGAGCACGCCGTGCGTGCGTTCGCGCGCGATGCGGCCGGGCTCGGCATCCCGAAGCTGCTTTCGGCCGAGCTGCTGGTTCGCGCCCCGCTGAGCGCCGGCGGGCTCGCGGGCAGCGGTCTCCTCATCCTCAATCCGCCGTTTACCCTCGAAGCACAACTCGCCGCCTTGTTGCCATATCTCGCCGTCAGCCTCGGACACGGAAGGGGTGCCGGAAGCCGGCTCTCCTGGCTCGCGGGGGAGCGCGTAACAACCTCGTGAAGCCTTATTCTTTGCTATGCATACAGCGCATCCAGGGTTGCGTGAGAGGTCTCTTTTCGGAATACTTTCCCCGGCCGTGCATTAGGAAACACGACCCTGTTTCCGCTAAGGCGCGCGACCAGACGAAGCCGGCGTGACCGTCAATCGGATGCGCCGAGGTGACTGGGAAGACCCGTGCTGAGCGTTGTCGTCTCCAAAGCCGGAATCTCTCTCACGCGTCGCAGGTGATGGCGGCCCGCCGGCTGGAGCGTCGCCCGCTCTCCGGCCGGTTCCCTGAAGGAACGCGGGCACGTGGAGAGCAGAGATGCGCCAGAGTGGAACGGTCAAGTTTTATAACGATCAGAAGGGCTACGGCTTCATCACGCCGGATGACGGGGGCAAGGATGTCTTCGTCCACGTGACCGCCATCGAGCGTTCGGGATTAGGCGCTCTCGCGGAAGGCACGCGCATCTCGTTCGACACCGAGCCCGATAAACGCGGCAAGGGCCCCAAGGCGGTCAATCTCCAGCAGGCCAATTGAGCCCAGTTGTTCGAACGCAACGAGCACCCGAAAATCGCTCTTTTCGGGTGTTTTCTCTGTGAAAGACGGATGGGCAGCGTGCGGTAAGTGGGGCAGAGTCCCCTCGGTTCTGCCGTGCGCACGAACTGCTCATGTATTTCCAGGGAGAAGAGAGCAATGCTCAAAGCTGCGCGTTTAACGTCGGCGCTCGTGGCCGTCGCCGGCCTTGCCGCCATGACCGCATCGGCCGAGGCCTCGTCCTGCGTCAAGAAAGGCGCAATCGGCTCCGCAGGCAGCCAGGATGGCGCCAAGTTGCAGGTCGACGAGGCGCTTCTGCAGGCTGTCGATTGGGGCGCCTGGGCGGCTTGGATGGGCTCGAGCAACAAGGTCGGCGCGCCTGCCAAGCTTCCGGGCTATACGTTCGGCAAGCGCACCTATAGCTGCAAGCAGGGCGGCTCCTGGGGATGGACCTGCCGCGGTTCTGCCACGATCTGCAAGACCTGATCGATCCGCGTCACGCGGGGCAATTTAACACCGCGCCCTCTCCGAGAGCGCGGTGTAGTCTTTAAAGTGACAATTTAGTTCTCGGCCCGCCTGGGGGATCATCCTGAAGGGTGCAGTGTCACGTGATTGGTAAACCTGCGTATATCCAGTCGTGCCGTCTAGGCATCCTGGCCTGACGCGGCTATAGCAAGCAGAAAGACCTGATCACTTCGGCCGTTACGGAGAAGCTTTATGGGTTTCATCTCG from Hyphomicrobium sp. CS1GBMeth3 includes:
- a CDS encoding protein-L-isoaspartate(D-aspartate) O-methyltransferase, which encodes MSAIDEVMAAQREAMVREVEESAREHIGRRPLSPRALAALRAVPRHLFVPPQHLGNAYRNRPLPIGYRQTISQPLIVALMTDLLGLGPDDRVLEIGTGSGYQTAVLARLAEAVYTIEICAPLAERAARTFVELGLSNVHTRVGDGYLGWPEAAPFDAILVAAAPPEIPRSLLEQLKPGGRLVIPVGSGSQQLIVVEMRSDQSTVLREIIPVCFVPMTRQNDRPDES
- a CDS encoding polymer-forming cytoskeletal protein, whose amino-acid sequence is MVFSRKPEPVPAEAPAPQLRRMDRGNGVEKQHLHTIASASTPTQSVIGNDLSIEGQTITIRCKGSLKVLGNIQADLHSRELEVGKEAIIQGAIAAETVDVYGRVNGAIMGAHVVLHAGAEVEGDIHSHLLSIEQGAAFDGRSRRVRDPSEIAPQLERPDAHGYASAQPQPARPSGPPAVPSYTQNMGG
- the rlmJ gene encoding 23S rRNA (adenine(2030)-N(6))-methyltransferase RlmJ, with amino-acid sequence MNYRHIYHAGNFADVLKHAVLALIIAHLKRKEAPFRIIDTHAGIGHYDLGSDEAQKTGEWQDGIGRILADSPPPDIAAILAPYLGVVRAENGPGPLKRYPGSPLIARRLMRPADRLVVNEAHPEDGARLAALFAKDRAVKVLALDGWTALKSLLPPKERRGLVLIDPPFEEPGEFSRLVEGLAAAHRRFATGTVIIWYPIKDEHAVRAFARDAAGLGIPKLLSAELLVRAPLSAGGLAGSGLLILNPPFTLEAQLAALLPYLAVSLGHGRGAGSRLSWLAGERVTTS
- a CDS encoding cold-shock protein, which codes for MRQSGTVKFYNDQKGYGFITPDDGGKDVFVHVTAIERSGLGALAEGTRISFDTEPDKRGKGPKAVNLQQAN
- a CDS encoding UvrD-helicase domain-containing protein produces the protein MAARKPSLSERARAASMPPYLMGLNPEQREAVEALDGPVLVLAGAGTGKTRVLTTRIAHILATGRAYGSQILAVTFTNKAAREMKERIGGLVGGAVEAMPWLGTFHSICVKILRRHAELVGLKSGFTILDTDDQLRLLKQVIEVEGLDKDRWPARQLAGLIDSWKNRGLTPEKVPSGESFAFANGKGAHLYAAYQKRLKELNAADFGDLLLETLRLFLEHPDVLADYHRRFRYILVDEYQDTNVAQYLWLRLISQGSPNVCCVGDDDQSIYGWRGAEVDNILRFELDFPGARIIRLERNYRSTGHILSAASGLIAANKGRLGKTLFTDGEMGDKVTVMGVWDDEEEARAITRDIEELRKDGHRLNGIAILVRASFQMRAFEDRFVTTGLPYRVIGGPRFYERAEIKDALAYLEVTHNPANDLKFERIVNVPKRGLGDTSVERIHTLARARGVPLFRAAREIVETEDLPGKARKSLRDLIDAFERWRSLVDTMKHTEIAELILDESGYTAHWQADKSPQAQSRLENLKELVRFMHEFETLESFLEHVSLVMDAEQGDDGDRVSLMTLHAAKGLEFDTVFLPGWEEGLFPHQRSLDESGEAGLEEERRLAYVGITRARRRAKVSFAQNRRTRGLYQSAIPSRFVDDLPDADVEVIETKSPFGGAYQNFGNPFESGGFGRNPYGKSRFDDAEPRFGSSYDTPGWQRARAHEKEWSRDADRRRQAGMKPMRPPITIEGELIASSSATGAGYGVGTRVRHQKFGPGTVTEVDGNKLTIEFDHTGKKRVVDSFVSRI